The following are encoded together in the Bradyrhizobium algeriense genome:
- a CDS encoding nuclear transport factor 2 family protein: MPTRARLDEFIAAVVSGDHAGAIERFYTEDASMQENAAPPRVGRDVLVAHERAVLERVKSVTSTCVASVVEGDRVAINWVFEFVYHSGKTGRFDEVALQEWRGDRVFRERFFYDPSKP; this comes from the coding sequence ATGCCGACGCGCGCCCGTCTCGATGAGTTCATTGCAGCCGTCGTCTCCGGCGACCACGCCGGAGCGATCGAGCGTTTCTACACGGAAGATGCCAGCATGCAGGAGAACGCGGCGCCGCCGCGGGTCGGTCGCGACGTCCTGGTCGCGCATGAGCGCGCGGTGCTGGAGCGCGTCAAGAGCGTGACGTCGACTTGCGTTGCCTCGGTCGTCGAGGGCGATCGCGTCGCAATCAACTGGGTGTTCGAGTTCGTCTATCATTCCGGCAAGACCGGCCGGTTCGACGAGGTCGCGCTGCAGGAATGGCGCGGCGACAGGGTGTTTCGCGAACGGTTCTTCTACGACCCGTCGAAGCCCTAG
- a CDS encoding MFS transporter — protein sequence MLDTTTATEEIANDARARGNVLRLAAAQALTGANSAVIFATGSIVGATLAPGISFATVPLSMYVLGLAAGTLPTGAISRAYGRRMAFIIGTFCGVLTGALAAIAVLYASFWLFCGATFLGGLYGAVAQSYRFAAADGASTAFRPKAMSWVMAGGVFAGVLGPQLVQWTMDIWPPYLFAFSFVVQAFVALVAMAVLWGVDAPKPAPADMHGGRPLFEIARQPRFIAAALCGVIAYPMMNLVMTSAPLAMKMCGLTVSDSNFGIQWHIVAMYGPSFFTGSLIARFGAPKIVALGLLLEAAAAGIGLAGITAMHFWATLIVLGVGWNFAFIGASALVLETHRPQERNKVQAFNDFLVFGMMALGSFSSGQLLAHYGWSMVNMVVFPPVLLGLAVLSLASLAKRRARLQAVNEILDPSI from the coding sequence ATGTTGGATACCACCACAGCTACCGAAGAGATCGCCAATGACGCACGCGCACGCGGCAATGTGCTGCGGCTCGCCGCGGCGCAGGCGCTGACCGGCGCCAATTCGGCGGTCATTTTCGCCACCGGCTCGATCGTCGGCGCGACGCTGGCGCCGGGCATCTCGTTCGCCACCGTTCCGCTCTCGATGTATGTGCTGGGGCTCGCCGCCGGCACGCTGCCGACCGGCGCGATCTCGCGCGCCTATGGCCGCCGCATGGCTTTCATCATCGGCACGTTCTGCGGCGTGCTGACCGGCGCGCTTGCCGCCATCGCGGTCCTGTATGCCTCGTTCTGGCTGTTCTGCGGCGCGACGTTTCTCGGCGGTCTCTACGGCGCGGTCGCGCAGTCCTATCGTTTTGCCGCCGCCGACGGCGCCAGCACAGCGTTCCGGCCCAAGGCCATGTCGTGGGTGATGGCGGGCGGCGTGTTCGCCGGTGTGCTCGGTCCGCAGCTCGTGCAATGGACCATGGATATCTGGCCGCCTTATCTGTTTGCGTTCAGCTTCGTGGTGCAGGCCTTCGTCGCGCTGGTGGCGATGGCGGTGCTGTGGGGTGTCGATGCGCCGAAGCCCGCGCCGGCGGATATGCACGGCGGCCGGCCGCTGTTCGAGATCGCGCGGCAGCCGCGCTTCATTGCAGCCGCGCTATGCGGGGTGATTGCGTACCCCATGATGAACCTCGTGATGACCTCTGCGCCGCTCGCCATGAAGATGTGCGGATTGACCGTCAGCGATTCCAATTTCGGCATTCAGTGGCACATCGTGGCGATGTACGGGCCGAGCTTCTTCACGGGCTCGCTGATCGCACGTTTCGGCGCGCCGAAAATCGTTGCGCTCGGTCTGCTGCTGGAGGCGGCCGCGGCGGGAATCGGCCTTGCCGGCATCACCGCCATGCATTTCTGGGCGACGCTGATCGTGCTCGGGGTGGGCTGGAACTTTGCCTTCATCGGGGCGTCGGCGCTGGTGCTGGAGACGCATCGGCCGCAGGAACGCAACAAGGTGCAGGCCTTCAACGATTTCCTGGTGTTCGGAATGATGGCGCTGGGCTCGTTCTCGTCCGGCCAGTTGCTGGCGCATTACGGCTGGTCGATGGTAAATATGGTGGTGTTCCCGCCGGTGCTGCTCGGCCTTGCAGTGCTGTCTCTGGCCTCGCTCGCCAAGCGTCGGGCGAGGCTGCAGGCGGTCAACGAAATTCTTGATCCGAGTATTTGA
- a CDS encoding prolyl oligopeptidase family serine peptidase, which produces MPIDDRPTIAAPDDDPYLWLEEVEGERALDFVDRQSRLTLETFGGRPFETDRDALAAIYDRTDNIPYVTRQGALVYNLWKDAKNPRGLWRRTTLADFRNAEPGWETLLDIDRLATEEGKDWLLSWTQPLPGNSRVITALSRGGSDAVTLREFDLDAKAFVANGFTLREAKSGVEWVNADTLLLSSALGEGMATNSGYARTVRLWRRGEPVERAPVLFEVPADRMAAYCSVDDTGPTQRMWFIDRIDFFNLNLWLGTEAGPRTKLDLPTDIWMEAHGDWLVVKLRSAWTIAGKTHAPDSVLGISLSAFLAGERNFTVVFEPEPRRALQGFFWTAGKLILSVLDELRPVFEICTPSASGWARAQLRGLPEIGVVDVWRLDRHEAESNGDLLANVQDPVTPPSLLLIEGTASPAVLKRAPETFSADGLIVTRHEAISVDGERIPYVQTGPATETGDAPLYMSAYGGFGAAVKPYYNSALGKLWLERGGTTVQANIRGGGEFGTRWHDAGRYAGKRLAHDDFAAVAADLVKRGVTRANRIAAEGGSNGGILITNMLVRYPERFGALFCTIPLIDMRRYTKLLAGASWIAEYGDPDKSAEWEWLKTYSAYHAATPGQNYPPILIATTRRDDRVHPGHARKMAAKLQAMGYEAHFYEPAAGGHGYGKDNRERAGFIALGYTFLRNKIGWADNAT; this is translated from the coding sequence ATGCCAATCGACGACAGGCCGACCATCGCCGCGCCCGACGATGATCCCTATCTCTGGCTCGAGGAAGTCGAGGGCGAACGCGCGCTTGATTTCGTCGACCGGCAAAGCCGGCTGACGCTGGAAACCTTCGGCGGCCGACCATTCGAGACTGATCGCGATGCGCTTGCGGCGATCTATGATCGCACCGACAACATTCCCTATGTCACGCGCCAGGGCGCGCTCGTCTACAATCTCTGGAAGGATGCCAAAAATCCGCGCGGCCTCTGGCGGCGCACGACGCTTGCGGATTTTCGCAATGCGGAGCCAGGCTGGGAGACGCTGCTGGACATCGACCGCCTCGCCACTGAAGAAGGCAAGGATTGGCTGCTCAGCTGGACGCAGCCGCTGCCGGGCAACTCACGCGTGATAACAGCCCTTTCGCGGGGAGGCAGTGACGCGGTAACGCTGCGGGAATTCGATCTGGATGCCAAAGCTTTCGTCGCAAACGGATTCACCCTGCGTGAAGCCAAGAGCGGCGTCGAATGGGTCAACGCCGACACGCTGCTGCTTTCGAGCGCCCTGGGCGAGGGCATGGCGACAAATTCCGGCTATGCGAGAACGGTCCGGCTGTGGCGCCGCGGCGAGCCCGTGGAAAGAGCGCCGGTACTGTTCGAAGTGCCGGCCGACCGGATGGCCGCGTACTGCAGCGTTGACGACACCGGGCCAACGCAGCGGATGTGGTTCATCGATCGGATCGACTTCTTCAATCTTAATCTCTGGCTCGGCACCGAGGCCGGTCCGCGCACAAAGCTCGACCTGCCGACCGACATCTGGATGGAAGCGCATGGCGACTGGCTGGTCGTGAAACTGCGCAGCGCCTGGACGATCGCCGGCAAGACCCACGCGCCGGACAGCGTGCTCGGCATCTCGCTCTCGGCCTTTCTGGCGGGCGAGCGAAACTTCACCGTCGTTTTCGAGCCGGAGCCACGGCGGGCGCTACAAGGCTTTTTCTGGACGGCCGGCAAACTTATCTTGTCTGTTCTCGACGAGTTGCGCCCGGTGTTCGAAATCTGCACGCCGTCGGCAAGCGGCTGGGCGCGCGCGCAACTACGGGGGCTTCCCGAAATCGGTGTGGTCGATGTCTGGCGTCTCGACCGTCACGAAGCCGAGAGCAACGGCGACCTGCTCGCCAATGTGCAGGATCCCGTGACGCCGCCTTCGCTGCTGCTGATCGAGGGCACAGCCAGCCCCGCTGTATTGAAGCGGGCGCCGGAGACCTTCTCCGCCGACGGACTTATCGTCACCCGCCATGAGGCGATTTCGGTGGACGGCGAGCGCATTCCCTATGTGCAGACCGGTCCCGCCACCGAGACCGGCGATGCACCGCTCTATATGAGCGCCTATGGCGGCTTCGGCGCTGCGGTGAAACCATATTACAACTCCGCGCTCGGCAAGCTCTGGCTGGAGCGCGGCGGCACCACGGTGCAGGCCAATATCCGCGGCGGCGGCGAGTTCGGTACGCGCTGGCACGATGCCGGCCGTTACGCCGGAAAGCGGCTGGCGCATGATGATTTCGCGGCTGTTGCCGCCGACCTCGTCAAGCGCGGCGTGACGCGCGCCAATCGAATTGCCGCCGAAGGCGGATCGAACGGCGGCATCCTGATCACCAACATGCTGGTGCGCTACCCCGAAAGATTTGGCGCGCTGTTCTGCACGATTCCCCTGATCGACATGCGCCGCTACACGAAGCTGCTCGCGGGCGCGAGCTGGATCGCGGAATATGGCGATCCCGACAAGTCCGCGGAGTGGGAGTGGCTGAAGACCTATTCCGCCTATCACGCTGCAACACCGGGCCAGAACTACCCGCCGATCCTGATCGCCACCACGCGCCGCGACGACCGCGTTCATCCCGGCCACGCCCGCAAGATGGCGGCCAAGCTGCAAGCGATGGGATACGAAGCCCATTTCTACGAACCGGCGGCGGGCGGTCACGGCTACGGCAAGGACAACCGCGAACGCGCCGGGTTCATCGCACTCGGCTACACATTCCTGAGAAACAAGATCGGCTGGGCGGATAACGCCACGTAG